In one window of Duganella dendranthematis DNA:
- a CDS encoding HD family phosphohydrolase — translation MQELNQSQIAERLDQLTELNVQLGSSHDTDSLLERILIVAKRMTNADGGTLYRPSDDKRQLNFHILINDTLQTHQGGSSGQPVTAGSVPLYNDDGEKNLSAVAAYAAHFGLSVNIEDVYKADVFNFSGMVKFDQLRNYHSQSFLTVPMSDHEGELVGVLQLINSKDTETGEIRAFTQTDQRFIEALAAQAAVALTHQRLIAQLEELLESLVNLINIGIDEKSPYTGRHCQFVPELTMMLAEAVHNTDTGPLADFQMNDADRKELWLAGLLHDCGKITTPVHVVDKATKLETIFDRIALVDTRFEVLLRDAEIAALKRKLEVGTGAGADHAAIDAELAQQQAALREERDFIRYANVGGEGMQPDDQARVRQIGQRRWTGPDGAEQAFLSADELTNLTIKFGTLTEPERKEINNHISMTIKMLEALPWPKHLKNVPEYAGGHHERMDGKGYPRGLTKDQMSVQARVMAIADIFEALTAKDRPYKKGKMLSESLRILGHFALNGHIDPDLFDIFIRNKIYLEFAHKNMDEKQIDFIDETQIPGYRADQNA, via the coding sequence ATGCAAGAGTTGAATCAATCGCAAATCGCCGAGCGGCTGGATCAGCTGACTGAACTCAACGTTCAGTTGGGCAGCAGCCACGATACCGACTCCTTGCTGGAGCGCATACTGATCGTCGCCAAGCGCATGACCAATGCCGATGGCGGCACGCTGTACCGTCCCAGCGACGACAAGCGGCAGCTGAATTTTCACATCCTCATCAACGACACGCTGCAAACCCACCAGGGCGGCTCCAGCGGCCAGCCGGTGACGGCCGGCAGCGTGCCGCTGTACAACGACGACGGCGAGAAAAACCTGTCGGCGGTGGCGGCCTACGCCGCGCACTTCGGCCTGTCGGTCAACATCGAGGATGTGTACAAGGCCGATGTGTTCAACTTCTCCGGCATGGTCAAGTTCGACCAGCTGCGCAACTACCACTCGCAATCCTTCCTGACGGTGCCGATGAGCGACCACGAAGGCGAACTGGTGGGCGTGCTGCAACTGATCAATTCCAAGGATACTGAAACCGGCGAGATCCGCGCCTTCACCCAGACCGACCAGCGTTTCATCGAAGCCCTGGCGGCGCAGGCGGCGGTGGCGCTGACCCACCAGCGCCTTATCGCGCAACTGGAAGAGCTGCTGGAATCCCTGGTGAACCTGATCAACATCGGCATCGACGAAAAGTCGCCGTACACCGGCCGCCATTGCCAGTTCGTGCCCGAGCTGACCATGATGCTGGCCGAGGCCGTGCACAACACGGACACCGGCCCGCTGGCCGATTTCCAGATGAACGACGCCGACCGCAAGGAATTGTGGCTGGCCGGCCTGCTGCACGATTGCGGCAAGATCACCACGCCGGTACACGTGGTCGACAAGGCCACCAAGCTGGAAACCATTTTCGACCGCATCGCGCTGGTGGACACGCGCTTTGAAGTGCTGCTGCGCGACGCTGAAATCGCCGCCCTCAAGCGCAAGCTGGAGGTTGGCACCGGCGCGGGCGCCGACCATGCCGCCATCGATGCCGAGCTGGCGCAGCAACAGGCCGCGCTGCGCGAAGAGCGCGACTTCATCCGCTACGCCAACGTCGGCGGCGAGGGCATGCAGCCGGACGACCAGGCGCGCGTGCGCCAGATCGGCCAGCGCCGCTGGACCGGTCCGGACGGCGCCGAACAAGCCTTCCTCAGCGCCGACGAGCTGACCAACCTGACCATCAAGTTCGGTACGCTCACCGAACCGGAACGCAAGGAAATCAACAACCACATCTCGATGACGATCAAGATGCTGGAGGCGCTGCCGTGGCCGAAGCACTTGAAGAACGTGCCCGAATACGCCGGCGGCCACCACGAGCGCATGGACGGCAAGGGCTATCCGCGCGGCCTGACCAAGGACCAGATGTCGGTGCAGGCGCGGGTGATGGCGATTGCCGATATCTTCGAGGCGCTGACCGCCAAGGACCGCCCGTACAAGAAGGGCAAGATGCTGTCGGAGTCGCTGCGCATCCTCGGCCATTTCGCGCTGAACGGCCACATCGATCCGGACCTGTTCGACATCTTCATCCGCAA
- a CDS encoding MBL fold metallo-hydrolase has translation MKFTFWGVRGSIPSPGPRTARYGGNTTCIEVRTDDDTLIILDGGTGLFSLAQSLIQQKTRPIHANIFITHSHWDHIHGLPFFTPLFIRDSRVRLHGVTDPVTGNGIEHVMGVQLQNSYFPVSETQMDATIEYQTLEVDQPISVGDATVSNVVMNHPVTDLGYRVECNGRSLFFTGDHEPHYNIHPAGHPEHAAYEAWMAERNAAIDATVRGVDALIVDCSYTREEYPAKQGWGHGTFDSAFALALRTGAKTLFCTHHEPTRSDDELEAVFAEVMARHAPVLGDLKVVLAYEGMEVELA, from the coding sequence ATGAAATTCACATTTTGGGGAGTCCGTGGTTCGATTCCCTCCCCCGGTCCACGGACGGCGCGCTATGGTGGCAACACCACCTGCATCGAAGTCCGCACCGATGACGACACCCTGATCATTCTCGACGGCGGCACCGGCCTGTTTTCGCTGGCGCAATCGCTGATCCAGCAAAAAACCCGTCCTATCCACGCGAACATTTTCATTACCCACAGTCATTGGGATCACATCCACGGCCTGCCGTTTTTTACGCCGCTGTTTATCCGCGACAGCCGGGTGCGGCTGCATGGCGTGACCGATCCGGTCACCGGCAACGGCATCGAACATGTGATGGGGGTGCAGCTACAGAACAGTTATTTCCCAGTCAGCGAAACGCAGATGGACGCGACCATTGAATACCAGACGCTGGAGGTGGACCAGCCGATCAGCGTGGGCGACGCCACGGTGAGCAATGTGGTGATGAACCATCCGGTGACGGATCTGGGCTATCGGGTGGAATGCAATGGCCGCTCGCTGTTCTTCACCGGCGATCACGAACCGCACTACAACATTCATCCGGCCGGTCACCCGGAGCATGCGGCGTACGAAGCGTGGATGGCCGAGCGCAACGCCGCCATCGACGCCACGGTGCGCGGCGTCGATGCGTTAATCGTCGATTGTTCGTACACGCGCGAGGAATACCCCGCCAAGCAGGGCTGGGGGCACGGCACCTTCGACTCGGCGTTTGCACTGGCACTGCGCACCGGCGCCAAAACGCTGTTCTGCACCCACCATGAGCCGACCCGCAGCGACGATGAGCTGGAAGCCGTGTTCGCCGAAGTCATGGCGCGCCATGCGCCGGTGCTGGGCGATTTGAAGGTGGTGCTGGCTTACGAGGGTATGGAAGTCGAGCTAGCCTGA